One Bacteroidota bacterium DNA window includes the following coding sequences:
- a CDS encoding DUF2334 domain-containing protein, translating into MPIRLTHPGNGPSPILGHLRRLTLALLSVLFLAAVSPGQTPAPRRILIIFEGSDLPANLGRGDARELAMLLGHFDVSYQLKGMDSYSAGELDGFDLTFFIGYSKHYDPPDRFMRDVYTTHRQVVWMNTGMDRFNKQFDLEQRFGLKFVTFDTSSNFDIVRAGKRTFTKGEPNLNIVAVVGGHSTEVLATAYSQSTRREAPYIVRCGNFLYIADSPFASATETDRYIYFADMLHELLGEDHPEIHRALIRIEDVDVFEDPARLRDIADLLASKRVPFLVAIIPFFVDPGAGMRVSLSDKPEFVDAIHYMVSRGATIVLHGVTHQYEGVTAVDFEFWDGSMDRKIKNDSRENVERKMKMGLDECWKNGIYPLLWETPHYTASQLDYTVFPEYFSTCMEQRMVIDNSEYSMYFPYIIEHDLYGQRILPENLGYIPLNDTQEVEEQAVRDLLRGAEAQLAVRDGFASAFIHAFIDPKYIEEYVDGILEMGYTFMNVTNESNVVRLNDRVIVTGDETVNLTLQDQYVRETWLRADGKTDHWEISPDRVHGLISKTVHVPPGQIYLAEPSEYRETEPTFFEKLQSNAKVMWNGMFEPEQSFAEPRVGILWDTALTGSALNDQSSFAAAFGSLGIEVDTLAGDSVGDLGSYNLLIVPYHDVDRLANRDYDRIVDFVENGGNVITDGRNSLAEELGIRFATSSLKIEKMRDRLYPEDALILPATEIMTRFEVDRNDEIFCTDDRTEAPVVVGRAYGRGKFLFLGMRFDPNSTGGYSRFPYLLEYVRKFFRLQPILRRDNLEVYFDDGYRHNTSIEDLVKHWVEAGVRIIHVVGWHQYPTWTYNYDRLIRLCHANGILVYAWLDPPQVSEKFWTEHPEWQELNYKGEAIRPSWRYPVALTSPACLAAVKGIFKDFLEKYDWDGVNLAELYFESGNGPRDPRLLTPMHASAREEFRRLAGFDPALLLEPLSPYYWKKNPGAWKLFENYRVDALVRFHEEFLKTIREVQVDKPDLDVVVTAMDNLGNPELRTNHGVDVRRVVALQRGYRFTLQVEDPQTEWSKDPRRYTQMAERYRTVLAPGAGLMLDLNILQYRDEKKPTPLFPTLVQTGIESYEMVHSAALGADRVSIYSESSVRPQDLRMMSFASSARASLRRDPGGGWKLDTPFPVVMQLPRDYSALRSTDGDRIVSDRGMFFIPAGSYTLVGETHSGDPFSTAPTGGRMLSISGELIRLENSNRSVSFSYNSDSRCAVSFSHRPFAMFLDGKEIEANPLSGYRRFSVLLPGGTHTVIAVLETTVSYGVDITSFWSSWLIVAFGMTSGAALLTFYTVVRVSRPPEPRA; encoded by the coding sequence ATGCCGATACGACTCACTCATCCGGGAAACGGCCCAAGCCCGATTCTCGGGCACCTACGCCGCCTCACTCTCGCGCTCCTTTCCGTTCTCTTCCTCGCGGCAGTTTCTCCCGGTCAAACCCCCGCACCCAGGCGGATCCTGATCATCTTCGAAGGAAGCGATCTCCCCGCAAATCTGGGGAGGGGGGATGCGCGCGAGCTCGCGATGCTCCTCGGCCACTTCGACGTGAGCTATCAATTGAAGGGGATGGATTCTTACTCGGCGGGAGAACTCGACGGATTCGACCTCACGTTTTTCATCGGTTACAGCAAACACTACGATCCGCCGGACCGGTTCATGCGCGACGTCTACACGACGCACCGTCAGGTCGTCTGGATGAATACCGGGATGGACCGGTTCAACAAGCAGTTCGACCTGGAGCAGCGATTCGGGCTGAAGTTCGTCACCTTCGATACTTCGTCGAATTTCGACATCGTCCGCGCGGGGAAGCGGACCTTCACGAAGGGGGAGCCGAACCTTAACATCGTCGCCGTCGTCGGAGGGCATTCCACCGAGGTGCTCGCCACCGCCTATTCGCAATCCACGCGGCGGGAGGCGCCGTATATCGTCCGGTGCGGCAACTTTCTCTACATTGCGGACTCGCCCTTTGCCTCGGCGACGGAAACCGACCGCTATATTTATTTTGCCGACATGCTCCACGAGCTTCTCGGGGAAGACCACCCGGAGATACACCGCGCGCTCATCCGGATCGAGGATGTGGACGTCTTCGAAGACCCCGCACGCCTGCGCGACATCGCCGATCTTCTCGCATCCAAGCGTGTCCCCTTCCTTGTCGCGATCATCCCGTTCTTTGTCGATCCCGGAGCCGGAATGCGGGTCAGCCTCTCGGACAAGCCCGAGTTCGTGGACGCGATCCACTACATGGTCTCGCGGGGAGCGACCATCGTCCTGCACGGCGTCACGCACCAGTACGAAGGAGTGACGGCGGTCGATTTCGAATTCTGGGACGGGAGCATGGACCGCAAAATAAAAAATGACTCACGCGAAAACGTCGAGCGAAAGATGAAGATGGGACTCGACGAATGCTGGAAAAACGGAATCTACCCGCTCCTCTGGGAAACGCCCCACTATACCGCGTCCCAGCTCGATTACACCGTGTTCCCGGAGTATTTCAGCACCTGCATGGAACAGCGGATGGTGATCGACAACTCGGAGTACAGCATGTACTTTCCCTACATCATCGAGCACGACCTCTACGGCCAGAGGATCCTCCCTGAAAACCTGGGATACATTCCGCTCAACGACACGCAGGAGGTCGAAGAACAGGCGGTCCGGGACCTTCTGAGGGGCGCCGAGGCGCAGCTCGCGGTCCGGGATGGCTTCGCCTCGGCCTTCATTCACGCGTTCATCGATCCGAAGTACATCGAAGAGTACGTCGACGGGATCCTCGAGATGGGCTACACGTTCATGAATGTGACGAACGAGTCGAATGTTGTCCGGCTGAACGACAGGGTCATCGTCACCGGGGATGAAACGGTCAACCTCACGCTCCAGGACCAGTACGTCCGGGAGACCTGGCTCCGCGCCGACGGGAAGACCGACCACTGGGAAATATCACCGGACAGGGTCCACGGCCTGATTTCGAAAACCGTCCACGTGCCTCCCGGACAGATCTACCTCGCGGAACCGTCGGAATACCGGGAAACGGAGCCTACGTTTTTCGAGAAGCTGCAATCGAACGCGAAGGTGATGTGGAACGGGATGTTCGAACCCGAACAATCGTTCGCGGAGCCGCGCGTCGGGATTCTCTGGGATACGGCCCTGACGGGGAGCGCCCTCAACGACCAGTCGAGTTTTGCGGCCGCGTTTGGCTCGCTCGGGATCGAAGTCGACACGCTGGCGGGCGACAGCGTGGGCGACCTTGGCTCCTATAATCTTCTGATCGTCCCGTATCACGACGTTGACCGGCTTGCGAACCGCGACTACGACCGGATCGTCGATTTCGTCGAGAACGGAGGAAACGTGATCACCGACGGGAGGAACAGCCTCGCGGAGGAGCTCGGGATCAGGTTTGCGACGTCGTCCCTCAAGATCGAAAAAATGCGCGACCGGCTCTACCCGGAGGACGCGTTGATCCTCCCGGCGACCGAGATCATGACGCGTTTCGAAGTCGACCGCAACGACGAAATATTTTGCACGGATGACCGGACCGAAGCGCCCGTGGTGGTGGGGAGGGCCTACGGCAGGGGAAAATTTCTGTTCCTCGGGATGCGCTTCGACCCGAACAGCACCGGAGGGTATAGCCGGTTTCCGTATCTGCTGGAATATGTGCGCAAGTTCTTCCGGCTTCAGCCCATTCTGAGGAGGGACAACCTGGAGGTCTACTTCGACGACGGCTACCGGCATAACACCAGCATCGAAGACCTGGTCAAGCACTGGGTGGAGGCCGGCGTCCGGATCATTCACGTCGTGGGGTGGCATCAGTATCCGACCTGGACGTACAATTATGACCGGCTGATCCGGCTTTGCCACGCGAACGGGATCCTGGTCTATGCCTGGCTCGACCCTCCCCAGGTCTCCGAGAAGTTCTGGACGGAACACCCCGAGTGGCAGGAGCTCAACTATAAAGGCGAGGCGATCCGGCCCTCCTGGCGGTACCCGGTGGCGCTCACGAGCCCCGCGTGCCTGGCCGCCGTGAAAGGGATCTTCAAGGATTTCCTCGAGAAGTACGATTGGGACGGGGTGAATCTGGCCGAGCTTTACTTTGAGTCGGGGAACGGCCCCAGGGACCCGCGGCTCCTCACGCCGATGCACGCCTCAGCCCGGGAAGAATTCCGCCGGCTCGCGGGGTTCGATCCGGCGCTCCTGCTGGAACCCCTCTCCCCCTATTATTGGAAAAAAAATCCGGGCGCCTGGAAACTCTTCGAGAATTACCGGGTCGACGCCCTGGTCCGGTTTCATGAGGAGTTTTTGAAGACGATCCGCGAAGTCCAGGTGGACAAGCCGGATCTCGACGTCGTCGTGACGGCGATGGACAATCTCGGAAACCCGGAGCTTCGCACGAATCACGGCGTCGACGTGAGGCGGGTGGTCGCGTTGCAGCGCGGCTACAGGTTCACCCTCCAGGTGGAGGATCCTCAGACGGAATGGTCCAAAGATCCGAGGCGCTATACGCAAATGGCGGAGAGATACCGGACGGTCCTGGCGCCGGGCGCCGGGCTGATGCTGGACCTCAACATCCTCCAGTACCGCGATGAGAAAAAACCGACACCCCTCTTTCCCACGCTGGTTCAGACCGGCATCGAGAGCTACGAAATGGTCCATTCGGCCGCCCTCGGCGCGGACCGGGTGTCGATTTACTCCGAATCGAGCGTCAGGCCGCAGGACCTGCGCATGATGAGCTTTGCGTCTTCCGCGCGCGCGTCGCTTCGCCGCGATCCGGGCGGCGGGTGGAAGCTCGACACCCCGTTTCCGGTCGTGATGCAGCTTCCTCGCGATTATTCGGCCCTCCGGTCGACCGACGGCGACCGGATCGTTTCGGACAGGGGGATGTTTTTCATACCGGCCGGAAGCTATACGCTTGTCGGCGAAACTCACTCGGGAGATCCCTTTTCCACCGCCCCAACGGGCGGGCGGATGCTTTCCATCTCCGGGGAATTGATCCGCCTCGAGAACTCCAACCGGAGCGTTTCGTTCTCATATAACAGCGATTCCCGCTGCGCGGTCTCCTTCAGCCATAGACCCTTCGCCATGTTCCTCGACGGAAAGGAGATCGAGGCGAACCCCCTCTCCGGCTACAGGCGGTTCAGCGTACTGCTCCCGGGGGGGACGCATACGGTGATCGCCGTGCTTGAGACCACCGTGTCGTACGGGGTCGACATCACAAGCTTCTGGTCTTCCTGGCTGATTGTGGCGTTCGGCATGACGTCCGGAGCCGCTCTTCTCACGTTCTACACCGTCGTCAGGGTCTCCAGGCCGCCGGAACCAAGGGCGTAG
- a CDS encoding glycosyltransferase encodes MAEHSLLELDLSILFLLSVILIWFMIAYQLVLTLAGFFHYRQSLREQRAIDARRFDFPRVSVLIPAHNEEKVIARTLDAMLRLEYPSDRLDILVINDGSSDATREIVNRYAERDARVRCYDIPPGEGGKGKSRALNLGLSRTDAEYIAIYDADNTPHPSALKYLMAQLLLDDRLGAVLGKFRTVNKSRNLLTRFINIETLSFQSMLQAGRWKLFKVATLPGTNFVIRRSLLSKLRGWDEEAMTEDSEISIRVYKEGFRIKYIPYSITYEQEPETWSAWIKQRTRWVRGNNYVASKFLKEVPAFKNKFLAFELLYLLSLYYVFLVAIVSSDVLFLLGLSNVVMISLPGPYTAVWVVAIVLFILEILLALSYDREDTAKNILLTFLMYFTYCQFWIYIVGKALYLDLVKREKRTWAKTVRFDLAPEPPPAASAKSALPPALTGSHEE; translated from the coding sequence ATGGCGGAACATTCCCTTCTCGAACTCGACCTGAGCATCCTGTTCCTGCTTTCGGTCATCCTCATCTGGTTCATGATCGCCTACCAGCTTGTGCTCACGCTGGCGGGATTCTTCCATTACCGCCAATCGCTGCGCGAGCAAAGGGCGATCGACGCCCGCCGCTTCGATTTTCCCAGGGTGTCGGTCCTGATTCCGGCGCACAACGAGGAGAAGGTGATCGCCCGGACTCTGGATGCAATGTTACGGCTCGAATACCCTTCGGATCGCCTCGACATCCTCGTGATCAACGACGGATCCTCCGATGCGACCCGGGAAATCGTAAACCGGTACGCGGAGCGCGACGCGCGGGTGAGGTGCTACGACATCCCCCCGGGGGAAGGCGGGAAGGGAAAATCGCGTGCCCTGAATCTCGGACTGAGCCGGACGGACGCGGAGTATATCGCGATTTACGACGCGGACAACACCCCGCACCCCTCCGCGCTCAAGTACCTGATGGCGCAGCTCCTGCTCGACGACCGGCTGGGCGCCGTGCTGGGCAAGTTCAGAACCGTGAACAAGTCGAGAAATCTTCTCACCCGGTTCATCAACATCGAGACGCTGAGTTTCCAGTCGATGCTCCAGGCGGGCCGGTGGAAGCTCTTCAAGGTGGCGACGCTTCCCGGGACGAATTTTGTGATCCGGAGGAGCCTCCTCTCAAAACTCCGGGGGTGGGACGAGGAGGCGATGACGGAGGACTCCGAGATCAGCATCCGCGTCTATAAGGAAGGATTCAGAATCAAATACATCCCTTACTCGATCACCTACGAGCAGGAACCGGAAACATGGTCCGCCTGGATCAAGCAGCGGACCCGCTGGGTGCGGGGGAATAATTACGTCGCTTCAAAATTTCTCAAGGAAGTCCCGGCATTCAAAAACAAGTTTCTGGCGTTCGAGCTGCTCTATCTCCTTTCGCTCTACTACGTGTTCCTGGTCGCGATCGTGAGCTCGGACGTCCTCTTCCTGCTCGGGCTTTCAAACGTCGTGATGATCAGCCTTCCCGGGCCGTACACGGCGGTCTGGGTGGTCGCCATCGTTCTCTTTATTCTGGAAATCCTCCTCGCGCTCTCCTACGATCGCGAGGACACGGCGAAGAACATTCTTCTCACCTTTCTGATGTATTTCACCTACTGCCAGTTCTGGATCTACATCGTCGGGAAGGCCCTCTACCTCGACCTGGTCAAACGGGAGAAACGGACGTGGGCGAAGACCGTTCGCTTCGATCTCGCGCCCGAACCGCCGCCGGCGGCCTCCGCAAAATCCGCTCTCCCGCCGGCTCTCACCGGTTCCCACGAGGAGTGA
- a CDS encoding glycosyltransferase family 2 protein yields the protein MNARRLFLSVVVPIFNEQEVLPELQRRLCAALEGMGEDFEIIYVDDGSADNSFPYLAALHGSDPRVRVISFSRNFGHQTAISAGIEYARGDGVIVMDGDLQDPPEVLPSLVEKWKEGFQVVYGVRTRRKENVFKRGAYSLFYKLLHKISYLDIPIDSGDFAIMDRSVVQILKMMPERNRFVRGLRTWIGFRQLGIPYEREARAAGTPKYTFAKLLRLAYDGLVTFSYHPLKLSTKLGFLFSFLAMAGAVFIIFLKVTRGFIPQGWASTIVVLLFVSALQFFILGIFGEYLGRVFEEVKGRPKFVVRGMLGFEEPPPPH from the coding sequence ATGAACGCGCGACGCCTCTTCCTGTCCGTTGTCGTACCGATTTTCAACGAGCAGGAAGTGTTGCCCGAGCTGCAACGGCGCCTCTGCGCCGCACTCGAGGGAATGGGGGAGGATTTTGAAATCATCTATGTCGATGACGGAAGCGCCGACAACTCGTTTCCCTACCTTGCCGCCCTGCACGGATCGGATCCGCGCGTGCGCGTGATCAGTTTCTCGAGGAATTTCGGGCACCAGACGGCGATCTCCGCGGGAATCGAGTACGCCCGGGGCGACGGAGTGATCGTCATGGACGGAGACCTCCAGGATCCGCCGGAGGTTCTTCCCTCCCTGGTGGAAAAATGGAAGGAGGGTTTTCAGGTCGTCTACGGCGTGAGGACCCGGCGCAAGGAGAATGTGTTCAAACGGGGAGCCTATTCGCTTTTTTACAAGTTGCTCCACAAAATTTCCTACCTGGATATCCCGATCGATTCAGGCGACTTCGCGATCATGGACCGGTCGGTCGTGCAGATCCTCAAGATGATGCCCGAACGGAACCGGTTCGTCCGGGGCCTGCGCACCTGGATCGGATTCCGCCAGCTCGGCATACCCTACGAGAGGGAAGCGCGGGCGGCGGGAACGCCGAAATACACGTTCGCCAAGCTCCTCAGGCTCGCCTACGACGGGCTGGTCACCTTCTCGTACCATCCCCTGAAACTATCGACGAAGCTCGGGTTCCTCTTTTCGTTTCTCGCCATGGCCGGCGCGGTTTTCATCATTTTTCTGAAGGTGACGCGCGGGTTCATCCCGCAGGGGTGGGCGTCGACCATCGTCGTGCTTCTCTTCGTCAGCGCCCTCCAGTTTTTCATACTCGGAATCTTCGGGGAATATCTTGGAAGGGTGTTCGAGGAGGTGAAAGGGAGGCCGAAGTTTGTGGTGAGGGGAATGTTGGGTTTCGAGGAGCCGCCCCCGCCTCATTGA
- a CDS encoding glycosyltransferase family 39 protein, translating to MGGDASRRVLIACAFVAAGAGLRFFHLENQPLWNDEMFSLEVATAPVSAIQSSLAAQYHHPPLFFYLLHFALSAFGPSAWALRLISAAAGSLTVGLVFWWCSGMFGMAAGLVSGALCLVAPFHLAYSQEGRPYALAACLALTSCCSFPKLLTARNTGSGLIYAVSSLALLYTHHWGIFVLASHVVYAGLQRGSLYAASKGLLLSWIAIVILYLPEVPTLMHQSGGGSPSEWFWVESPGWREPLWLAGAYSGTYFRMASSVFDGGPVERTAGVASAIAFVAAAAVSWFRNPESTNLRVMLACLGGTLLIPYLISYVKPEVFLWYRYTVIAFPLFCVAIGALSTSRIFRGRVLLLPALLLAAGAMGSYRYYSWSKSNVRDVAVYADSLARSGAGILIRPRSFAPLLNYYYHGAARQVDEAYLDNPLGELVDTAAAFVYVSLDVPNGIRTYMDGHFSKGAERRFPGEAHMGMIVTLYRQPPGAGQ from the coding sequence ATGGGGGGAGATGCGTCGCGACGCGTCCTGATCGCATGCGCGTTCGTCGCGGCGGGAGCCGGGCTCCGGTTTTTTCACCTCGAGAACCAGCCCCTCTGGAATGACGAGATGTTTTCGCTCGAGGTCGCGACGGCCCCCGTTTCCGCGATACAATCGTCGCTGGCCGCGCAGTATCATCATCCCCCTCTCTTTTTCTACCTCCTCCACTTTGCGCTTTCGGCATTCGGACCGTCCGCATGGGCGTTGCGGCTGATCTCCGCCGCCGCCGGTTCGTTGACAGTCGGCCTTGTCTTCTGGTGGTGCTCAGGGATGTTCGGTATGGCGGCAGGCCTCGTCTCCGGAGCGCTTTGCCTGGTGGCCCCCTTCCATCTCGCATACTCGCAGGAAGGACGGCCCTACGCGCTGGCAGCCTGCCTCGCCCTGACCAGTTGTTGCTCATTTCCGAAGCTCCTGACCGCCCGCAATACCGGTTCAGGGCTCATCTACGCGGTCAGCTCTCTCGCGCTTCTTTATACGCATCACTGGGGGATCTTCGTCCTGGCTTCGCATGTGGTCTACGCGGGGCTGCAGCGGGGCTCCCTCTATGCGGCCAGCAAGGGGCTCCTCCTGAGCTGGATCGCCATCGTGATTCTGTATCTACCCGAAGTCCCGACCCTCATGCACCAGTCCGGCGGCGGCTCACCGTCGGAATGGTTTTGGGTCGAATCGCCGGGCTGGAGGGAGCCCCTCTGGCTCGCGGGCGCCTACTCGGGGACCTATTTCAGGATGGCATCCTCCGTCTTCGACGGAGGGCCGGTCGAGAGGACCGCCGGCGTCGCGTCCGCGATCGCATTCGTCGCCGCGGCGGCCGTCTCGTGGTTTCGCAACCCGGAAAGCACCAACCTGCGGGTGATGCTGGCGTGCCTGGGAGGCACGCTGCTCATCCCCTATCTTATCTCCTACGTGAAACCGGAAGTATTCCTTTGGTACCGGTATACCGTGATCGCCTTCCCGCTTTTTTGCGTCGCGATCGGAGCACTCTCGACGAGCCGGATCTTCCGGGGCCGGGTCCTCCTTCTTCCCGCTCTCCTGCTCGCGGCGGGCGCGATGGGATCGTACCGGTATTACTCCTGGTCCAAATCGAACGTCCGTGACGTGGCGGTCTATGCCGACAGCCTGGCCCGATCGGGGGCCGGGATCCTGATCCGTCCCCGGTCGTTCGCCCCTCTTCTGAATTACTATTATCACGGAGCGGCCCGGCAGGTCGACGAGGCCTACCTCGACAACCCCCTCGGGGAACTGGTCGATACCGCCGCCGCCTTCGTGTATGTTTCTCTCGACGTTCCGAACGGGATCCGGACGTATATGGACGGACATTTCTCGAAGGGGGCCGAGCGCCGCTTTCCCGGAGAGGCGCATATGGGGATGATCGTCACACTCTACAGACAACCTCCCGGGGCCGGTCAATGA
- the glgP gene encoding alpha-glucan family phosphorylase, with protein MNKARNESAALITRLHALSHNLWWSWNPRAQQIFEELSPLIWESSNHNPVAVLAQFSDSELSAHLGDPDFLRRLTPVLGSFEEYMKKSPRWEGAPHLPKGQPAIAYFCAEFGIHECLPFYSGGLGVLAGDHVKSSSDLGLPLIGVGLFYRQGYFQQHIDPGGNQQESYPTTDPAVIPVELVRGEDGERLLSSVTIGASIVHFQAWSISVGRCLVYLLDTDVPENPEHFRGLTALAYGGDMNTRIRQEILLGIGGVRLVRVLGLKPSIFHMNEGHAAFLTLELLREELSKGKSKEKAELAVKDLCIFTTHTPVPAGHDRFPADLVEFTLRPYLEGMNMTVADLMEYGNVPKAEHKNEFTMTILGLRLSRAANAVSRKHTEISRIMWKDLTPGKDPSKVPIGSVTNGVHVTSWAGKTCWEFWDRHNSHRWKEHFSDPKFWHHVTDPEVVSDEELWALRYSLRRELIEFVRTRARQQHAFGGASGEEAVYRLLSFDALTLGYARRFAPYKRAPLIFSDLSRSLQLFNDLKRPVQIIYAGKAHPRDGEGKEFLRRIIEVTRGNSFFGKVIFLENYDMNVARRLVSGCDVWLNTPRRPLEASGTSGQKIAINGGLHLSILDGWWAEAYNGRNGWAIGGSADDHAPPEEVDRRDAESLYETLTNDVIPLFYDRDRSGIPRKWIARIRNTMRSIIPKYNTDRMVGEYAERMYFPHR; from the coding sequence TTGAACAAAGCAAGGAATGAGAGCGCTGCGCTCATCACGCGGCTCCACGCGCTCTCGCATAATCTCTGGTGGAGTTGGAATCCGCGTGCGCAGCAGATCTTCGAAGAACTCTCACCGCTTATCTGGGAATCGAGCAATCACAATCCTGTCGCTGTCCTGGCGCAGTTCTCCGACTCCGAGCTTTCCGCCCATCTCGGCGATCCCGATTTTCTGCGGCGCCTGACTCCGGTCCTGGGCAGTTTCGAGGAGTACATGAAGAAAAGCCCCCGCTGGGAGGGAGCGCCCCACCTTCCAAAAGGTCAACCCGCAATCGCCTATTTCTGCGCGGAATTCGGCATTCATGAGTGCCTTCCGTTCTATTCGGGGGGCCTCGGCGTGCTCGCCGGAGACCACGTCAAATCCTCCAGCGACCTCGGGCTTCCTCTGATCGGAGTAGGCCTGTTTTACCGACAAGGATATTTTCAGCAGCATATCGATCCGGGGGGGAACCAGCAGGAAAGCTATCCGACGACGGACCCCGCCGTGATCCCGGTGGAACTTGTCAGGGGAGAGGACGGCGAGCGTCTTCTTTCGAGCGTCACGATCGGGGCGAGCATCGTCCACTTCCAGGCCTGGAGTATCAGCGTGGGGAGATGCCTCGTCTATCTTCTCGACACGGATGTGCCCGAAAACCCCGAGCATTTCCGCGGTCTGACCGCGCTCGCGTACGGCGGCGACATGAACACGAGAATCCGGCAGGAAATCCTCCTCGGAATCGGAGGAGTCCGGCTCGTGCGGGTGCTCGGGCTTAAGCCTTCGATTTTTCACATGAACGAAGGGCATGCGGCGTTCCTCACACTGGAGCTCCTGCGGGAGGAACTCTCGAAGGGGAAGAGCAAGGAAAAAGCCGAGCTTGCGGTGAAGGATTTATGCATCTTCACGACCCATACGCCGGTGCCCGCGGGGCATGACCGATTTCCGGCGGACCTCGTCGAATTCACTCTCCGGCCCTACCTCGAAGGCATGAACATGACCGTGGCGGATCTCATGGAATACGGGAATGTGCCGAAGGCGGAGCATAAAAACGAGTTCACGATGACGATCCTCGGGCTGAGGCTTTCCCGGGCAGCGAACGCGGTGAGCAGGAAGCACACTGAGATCTCCCGGATCATGTGGAAGGACCTGACCCCGGGGAAGGATCCTTCGAAGGTGCCCATCGGATCGGTCACCAACGGCGTTCACGTCACCAGCTGGGCGGGCAAGACCTGCTGGGAATTCTGGGACAGGCACAACTCGCACAGATGGAAGGAGCATTTCAGCGACCCGAAATTCTGGCACCATGTGACGGATCCTGAGGTTGTCTCCGACGAGGAGCTATGGGCGCTCCGGTATTCGTTGCGCCGCGAGCTGATCGAATTCGTCCGGACGAGGGCCCGCCAGCAGCATGCGTTCGGCGGGGCGAGCGGGGAGGAAGCCGTCTACCGTCTCCTCTCTTTCGATGCGCTCACCCTCGGCTACGCGCGGCGTTTCGCGCCCTACAAGCGCGCGCCGTTGATTTTTTCGGACCTGTCGCGGTCCCTGCAGCTCTTCAACGACCTTAAACGCCCCGTGCAGATTATTTATGCGGGGAAGGCGCATCCCCGCGACGGGGAGGGGAAGGAGTTCCTCAGGAGAATCATCGAGGTCACGCGCGGCAATTCATTCTTCGGGAAGGTCATCTTCCTGGAGAATTACGACATGAACGTCGCCCGGCGCCTCGTCTCCGGATGCGACGTATGGCTGAACACGCCGCGCCGGCCGCTGGAGGCGAGCGGCACAAGCGGCCAGAAGATAGCGATCAACGGCGGGCTTCATCTGAGCATTCTCGACGGGTGGTGGGCTGAGGCGTACAACGGAAGGAACGGGTGGGCGATCGGCGGCTCGGCGGACGACCATGCCCCTCCGGAGGAGGTCGACCGGCGCGACGCCGAGTCGCTCTACGAGACCCTGACCAACGATGTCATTCCGCTTTTTTATGACCGCGACCGGAGTGGGATTCCGAGGAAGTGGATCGCCCGCATTCGAAACACGATGCGCTCGATCATACCGAAGTACAACACGGACCGGATGGTGGGGGAATACGCCGAAAGGATGTACTTCCCGCACCGGTAA